The Xyrauchen texanus isolate HMW12.3.18 chromosome 38, RBS_HiC_50CHRs, whole genome shotgun sequence genome window below encodes:
- the LOC127631941 gene encoding uncharacterized protein LOC127631941 isoform X2: MVLATLAEHSLPFTFAPVMVKLAQTLAADKVALSGLKLSRTAAAYKMVHGLGFTFSERIFRNTQKYPFSINLDESTNHGGKKVLSILVSYFNPDRKTVDVEHLGSLEVFKVSALKLENLIVKFFKDNNIPWLNLVSMLMDSCSVMRGSKTGLETRVRQNYCPGLLDVDGDSCHHIHNAAKVFAAPFSNHLERLFGDLHADHQWATDQLAYFREICEFMSLPGSAPKRFIQHRWLSAYDVAISTQRLLPAYKVLYYGFMDRKDKALYKDPLGQLFTKYKVSDKAQTKIRSFHEDLSKKGMTQLGKDRKKRVVRKVWHEATITELHLSVYTGVLPILKEYVMVFQGSQTLVHKLHDKQLQVFTNFLACFVKSEHLKPMPKTLATMELDNKLLPVREM; the protein is encoded by the exons ATGGTTCTTGCTACTCTCGCCGAACATTCCCTCCCTTTTACATTTGCACCAGTGATGGTGAAGCTGGCCCAAACGCTGGCTGCAGACAAAGTAGCTCTGAGTGGGTTGAAGCTGTCACGCACTGCAGCAGCTTACAAAATGGTGCATGGATTGGGATTTACATTTTCAGAGAGGATCTTCAGAAATACACAGAAGTATCCATTTTCCATCAACCTCGACGAGAGTACTAACCATGGTGGTAAAAAAGTGCTTTCCATCCTAGTCAGCTACTTCAACCCAGACAGGAAGACGGTTGATGTGGAGCACCTTGGCTCTTTAGAGGTTTTCAAGGTTAGCGCTCTCAAGCTAGAAAATTTGATAGTTAAGTTCTTTAAGGATAACAACATTCCATGGTTGAACCTTGTAAGCATGCTGATGGACTCCTGCAGTGTTATGCGAGGAAGTAAAACGGGGTTAGAAACAAGAGTCCGCCAGAACTACTGCCCAGGCCTACTTGATGTTGACGGTGATAGTTGCCACCATATCCACAATGCTGCAAAGGTGTTTGCAGCTCCTTTCAGCAATCATCTTGAACGGCTGTTTGGTGACCTACATGCAGATCATCAATGGGCTACAGACCAG ttgGCGTACTTCAGGGAGATATGTGAGTTCATGAGCCTTCCTGGTTCCGCTCCCAAAAGGTTCATTCAGCATCGCTGGCTATCTGCTTATGATGTTGCCATTAGCACCCAGAGGCTGCTTCCTGCCTACAAGGTTCTTTACTACGGCTTTATGGACAGGAAAGACAAGGCCCTCTACAAGGATCCCCTAGGGCAGCTTTTTACGAAGTACAAAGTGAGCGACAAGGCACAGACAAAGATTCGGTCATTTCATGAGGACCTCAGCAAAAAAG GAATGACGCAGCTGGGAAAAGACCGGAAGAAGAGGGTGGTTAGGAAGGTGTGGCATGAAGCCACCATAACTGAGCTGCACCTCAGTGTTTATACAGGAGTGCTACCTATCCTTAAAGAATATGTCATGGTGTTCCAG GGCAGTCAGACACTTGTTCATAAACTGCATGACAAACAGCTTCAAGTCTTTACCAACTTCCTTGCCTGCTTTGTCAAATCTGAACACCTGAAGCCGATGCCCAAAACTCTGGCTACTATGGAATTGGACAACAAACTGCTGCCTGTGAGGGAGATGTAA
- the LOC127631941 gene encoding uncharacterized protein LOC127631941 isoform X3: protein MRGSKTGLETRVRQNYCPGLLDVDGDSCHHIHNAAKVFAAPFSNHLERLFGDLHADHQWATDQLAYFREICEFMSLPGSAPKRFIQHRWLSAYDVAISTQRLLPAYKVLYYGFMDRKDKALYKDPLGQLFTKYKVSDKAQTKIRSFHEDLSKKGMTQLGKDRKKRVVRKVWHEATITELHLSVYTGVLPILKEYVMVFQGSQTLVHKLHDKQLQVFTNFLACFVKSEHLKPMPKTLATMELDNKLLPVREM from the exons ATGCGAGGAAGTAAAACGGGGTTAGAAACAAGAGTCCGCCAGAACTACTGCCCAGGCCTACTTGATGTTGACGGTGATAGTTGCCACCATATCCACAATGCTGCAAAGGTGTTTGCAGCTCCTTTCAGCAATCATCTTGAACGGCTGTTTGGTGACCTACATGCAGATCATCAATGGGCTACAGACCAG ttgGCGTACTTCAGGGAGATATGTGAGTTCATGAGCCTTCCTGGTTCCGCTCCCAAAAGGTTCATTCAGCATCGCTGGCTATCTGCTTATGATGTTGCCATTAGCACCCAGAGGCTGCTTCCTGCCTACAAGGTTCTTTACTACGGCTTTATGGACAGGAAAGACAAGGCCCTCTACAAGGATCCCCTAGGGCAGCTTTTTACGAAGTACAAAGTGAGCGACAAGGCACAGACAAAGATTCGGTCATTTCATGAGGACCTCAGCAAAAAAG GAATGACGCAGCTGGGAAAAGACCGGAAGAAGAGGGTGGTTAGGAAGGTGTGGCATGAAGCCACCATAACTGAGCTGCACCTCAGTGTTTATACAGGAGTGCTACCTATCCTTAAAGAATATGTCATGGTGTTCCAG GGCAGTCAGACACTTGTTCATAAACTGCATGACAAACAGCTTCAAGTCTTTACCAACTTCCTTGCCTGCTTTGTCAAATCTGAACACCTGAAGCCGATGCCCAAAACTCTGGCTACTATGGAATTGGACAACAAACTGCTGCCTGTGAGGGAGATGTAA
- the LOC127631941 gene encoding uncharacterized protein LOC127631941 isoform X1, whose translation MTTVSVLPVSSQSAPKAGPEAMRARFRVPVPTCQRVANAEAMVLATLAEHSLPFTFAPVMVKLAQTLAADKVALSGLKLSRTAAAYKMVHGLGFTFSERIFRNTQKYPFSINLDESTNHGGKKVLSILVSYFNPDRKTVDVEHLGSLEVFKVSALKLENLIVKFFKDNNIPWLNLVSMLMDSCSVMRGSKTGLETRVRQNYCPGLLDVDGDSCHHIHNAAKVFAAPFSNHLERLFGDLHADHQWATDQLAYFREICEFMSLPGSAPKRFIQHRWLSAYDVAISTQRLLPAYKVLYYGFMDRKDKALYKDPLGQLFTKYKVSDKAQTKIRSFHEDLSKKGMTQLGKDRKKRVVRKVWHEATITELHLSVYTGVLPILKEYVMVFQGSQTLVHKLHDKQLQVFTNFLACFVKSEHLKPMPKTLATMELDNKLLPVREM comes from the exons ATGACTACAGTAAGTGTCCTTCCAGTCTCAAGTCAAAGTGCTCCCAAGGCGGGGCCTGAAGCCATGAGAGCGCGATTTAGGGTGCCTGTACCTACATGTCAGCGGGTTGCTAATGCAGAG GCGATGGTTCTTGCTACTCTCGCCGAACATTCCCTCCCTTTTACATTTGCACCAGTGATGGTGAAGCTGGCCCAAACGCTGGCTGCAGACAAAGTAGCTCTGAGTGGGTTGAAGCTGTCACGCACTGCAGCAGCTTACAAAATGGTGCATGGATTGGGATTTACATTTTCAGAGAGGATCTTCAGAAATACACAGAAGTATCCATTTTCCATCAACCTCGACGAGAGTACTAACCATGGTGGTAAAAAAGTGCTTTCCATCCTAGTCAGCTACTTCAACCCAGACAGGAAGACGGTTGATGTGGAGCACCTTGGCTCTTTAGAGGTTTTCAAGGTTAGCGCTCTCAAGCTAGAAAATTTGATAGTTAAGTTCTTTAAGGATAACAACATTCCATGGTTGAACCTTGTAAGCATGCTGATGGACTCCTGCAGTGTTATGCGAGGAAGTAAAACGGGGTTAGAAACAAGAGTCCGCCAGAACTACTGCCCAGGCCTACTTGATGTTGACGGTGATAGTTGCCACCATATCCACAATGCTGCAAAGGTGTTTGCAGCTCCTTTCAGCAATCATCTTGAACGGCTGTTTGGTGACCTACATGCAGATCATCAATGGGCTACAGACCAG ttgGCGTACTTCAGGGAGATATGTGAGTTCATGAGCCTTCCTGGTTCCGCTCCCAAAAGGTTCATTCAGCATCGCTGGCTATCTGCTTATGATGTTGCCATTAGCACCCAGAGGCTGCTTCCTGCCTACAAGGTTCTTTACTACGGCTTTATGGACAGGAAAGACAAGGCCCTCTACAAGGATCCCCTAGGGCAGCTTTTTACGAAGTACAAAGTGAGCGACAAGGCACAGACAAAGATTCGGTCATTTCATGAGGACCTCAGCAAAAAAG GAATGACGCAGCTGGGAAAAGACCGGAAGAAGAGGGTGGTTAGGAAGGTGTGGCATGAAGCCACCATAACTGAGCTGCACCTCAGTGTTTATACAGGAGTGCTACCTATCCTTAAAGAATATGTCATGGTGTTCCAG GGCAGTCAGACACTTGTTCATAAACTGCATGACAAACAGCTTCAAGTCTTTACCAACTTCCTTGCCTGCTTTGTCAAATCTGAACACCTGAAGCCGATGCCCAAAACTCTGGCTACTATGGAATTGGACAACAAACTGCTGCCTGTGAGGGAGATGTAA